From one Thunnus maccoyii chromosome 6, fThuMac1.1, whole genome shotgun sequence genomic stretch:
- the LOC121899116 gene encoding uncharacterized membrane protein C3orf80, producing MMPRLPCGGRTTCGTTGTFLWACLVSACQALRSCGGVQCGDGQQCCPPIVNGNGNASSAVQCCKLPIHIFFDNVSWFTRKLSGILILLLLFAMGYFIQRIICPRPRRHPHHDRSEEPSLFHGHASASQDSLLDRYPEHRLGGFASPNLPAYDEVKYLPTYEESMQEMHRDRSDDNLLSENERSCQGRVRAAGPRAGEQRRDVLEVSGQQHSPRTSRNSV from the coding sequence ATGATGCCCCGTCTGCCGTGCGGCGGCAGGACGACGTGCGGGACCACTGGCACCTTTTTGTGGGCATGTCTGGTCTCCGCTTGTCAAGCCCTCCGAAGCTGCGGGGGGGTCCAGTGCGGCGATGGGCAACAGTGTTGCCCGCCCATCGTCAACGGGAACGGCAATGCCAGCTCCGCGGTGCAATGCTGCAAGCttcccatccacatcttcttCGACAACGTAAGCTGGTTTACGCGGAAGCTGTCGGGCATCCTGATCCTGTTGCTGCTCTTTGCCATGGGCTACTTCATCCAGCGGATCATCTGCCCGCGGCCCCGCCGGCACCCGCACCACGACCGCAGCGAGGAGCCCTCCCTCTTTCACGGGCACGCATCGGCGTCCCAGGACTCCCTGCTGGACCGGTACCCAGAGCACAGGCTCGGTGGCTTCGCCTCTCCGAACCTGCCAGCCTACGACGAGGTCAAATATTTGCCCACGTATGAGGAAAGCATGCAGGAGATGCACAGAGACCGGTCCGATGACAACTTGCTGTCGGAAAACGAGAGGAGCTGTCAGGGCAGAGTGAGAGCAGCCGGACCGAGAGCTGGAGAGCAGAGACGGGATGTCCTGGAGGTGTCAGGACAGCAGCACAGCCCAAGGACATCTCGGAACTCTGTCTGA